In Nitrobacteraceae bacterium AZCC 1564, the following proteins share a genomic window:
- a CDS encoding aspartate-semialdehyde dehydrogenase (product_source=KO:K00133; cath_funfam=3.30.360.10,3.40.50.720; cog=COG0136; ko=KO:K00133; pfam=PF01118,PF02774; superfamily=51735,55347; tigrfam=TIGR01296), which yields MMGYKVACVGATGNVGREMLNILDERSFPADEVVALASRRSTGVEVSYGDRTLKVKALENYDFSDVDICLMSAGGEVSKEWSPKIAAAGAVVIDNSSAWRYDSDVPLIVPEVNADAVAGFTKRGIIANPNCSTAQLVVALKPLHDAATIKRVVVSTYQSVSGAGKDAMDELFSQTKAVYTNDELVNKKFPKRIAFNVIPQIDVFMEDGYTKEEWKMLAETKKILDPKIKLSATCVRVPVFIGHSEAVNIEFENPISVDEARDILRKAPGCLVIDKREPGGYVTPYESAGEDATYISRIREDATVENGLVLWCVSDNLRKGAALNAIQIAECLVNRKLLQPKKKAA from the coding sequence ATGATGGGTTACAAGGTGGCCTGTGTGGGAGCGACCGGCAATGTAGGCCGGGAAATGCTCAACATTCTGGACGAACGCAGCTTCCCGGCCGATGAGGTCGTGGCGCTGGCATCACGCCGCAGCACCGGCGTCGAAGTCTCGTATGGCGACCGGACTCTCAAAGTCAAAGCTCTCGAAAACTACGATTTCAGCGATGTCGATATCTGCCTGATGTCGGCAGGCGGAGAAGTTTCGAAGGAATGGTCGCCGAAGATCGCGGCCGCTGGCGCCGTGGTGATCGATAACTCGTCCGCATGGCGCTACGACTCGGATGTGCCGCTGATCGTGCCTGAGGTGAATGCCGATGCGGTCGCCGGTTTCACCAAGCGCGGCATCATCGCCAACCCGAATTGCTCGACGGCGCAGCTCGTCGTTGCACTGAAGCCGCTCCATGACGCGGCAACGATCAAGCGCGTCGTGGTTTCGACCTACCAGTCCGTTTCGGGCGCGGGCAAGGATGCGATGGACGAACTGTTCTCGCAGACCAAGGCCGTCTACACCAACGACGAACTGGTCAATAAGAAATTCCCGAAGCGTATTGCCTTCAATGTCATTCCCCAGATCGACGTGTTCATGGAGGATGGCTACACGAAGGAAGAGTGGAAGATGCTGGCCGAGACCAAGAAGATTCTCGACCCCAAGATCAAGCTCTCCGCCACCTGCGTGCGCGTGCCAGTGTTTATCGGCCACTCGGAAGCGGTCAACATCGAGTTCGAGAATCCGATCTCCGTTGACGAAGCCCGCGACATTCTGCGCAAGGCGCCGGGTTGCCTCGTGATCGACAAGCGTGAGCCGGGCGGTTACGTCACGCCGTACGAAAGCGCGGGCGAGGATGCCACCTACATCAGTCGCATCCGCGAAGACGCAACAGTCGAAAACGGGCTCGTGCTGTGGTGCGTTTCCGACAACCTGCGCAAGGGCGCGGCGCTCAACGCGATCCAGATTGCGGAGTGCCTCGTGAACCGCAAGCTGCTGCAGCCGAAGAAAAAAGCGGCTTAA
- a CDS encoding hypothetical protein (product_source=Hypo-rule applied; transmembrane_helix_parts=Inside_1_28,TMhelix_29_51,Outside_52_264), protein MSPIAVDQVPDTSAIHPVLRSFALRRREIIVRLIAYCSGLAVLAAILADLFSVAPPAGTDMVRPSLLGWTPASRPHPAFAVSHLELAKKTESYDILRHPHGGRKDILRWSAADEPPVAEVEIYRPGNELGAFAAADADLGPRMGPAGQGEMEAAGVIDTKFGPVTLLRFSGARAATQACLGFVKTFEVPKLRLSGWSCHASSASAQRTFLGCALNRLTLLSAGNDPKMAELFARAELRRSDCVAAASSTDWATGPQEPVLRGSI, encoded by the coding sequence ATGAGTCCGATCGCCGTCGATCAAGTCCCGGATACCTCCGCCATTCATCCTGTCCTTCGTAGCTTTGCTCTCCGGCGACGCGAGATCATCGTGCGGTTGATAGCCTACTGCTCGGGGCTCGCCGTGCTGGCTGCTATTCTCGCGGACCTCTTTTCCGTGGCGCCGCCTGCCGGAACCGATATGGTTCGGCCCTCATTGCTGGGCTGGACACCGGCGAGCCGACCTCATCCTGCGTTCGCCGTCAGCCATCTGGAATTAGCTAAGAAAACAGAGAGTTACGACATCCTTCGGCATCCCCACGGGGGGCGTAAGGACATTTTGCGGTGGTCTGCCGCGGATGAGCCGCCCGTCGCTGAAGTCGAGATTTACCGGCCCGGCAACGAACTCGGCGCGTTCGCCGCGGCCGATGCTGATCTTGGTCCGCGCATGGGACCCGCCGGTCAGGGTGAAATGGAAGCCGCTGGCGTCATCGATACCAAGTTCGGGCCGGTTACCCTCCTCCGGTTCAGCGGTGCGCGTGCTGCAACCCAGGCATGTCTTGGCTTTGTGAAGACGTTCGAAGTCCCCAAACTCAGGCTCAGCGGCTGGTCTTGTCACGCCAGTTCTGCAAGCGCACAGCGCACCTTTCTGGGGTGCGCACTCAACCGCCTGACCTTGCTTTCAGCCGGCAACGATCCAAAAATGGCCGAACTATTCGCACGCGCCGAATTGCGGCGCTCGGATTGTGTCGCGGCCGCCTCCTCCACCGACTGGGCGACCGGGCCACAGGAGCCTGTTCTTCGGGGAAGCATCTAA
- a CDS encoding hypothetical protein (product_source=Hypo-rule applied; cleavage_site_network=SignalP-noTM; transmembrane_helix_parts=Inside_1_6,TMhelix_7_29,Outside_30_128), translating to MMALKIFGAKTLAVLLATAAVAAISLGAPEANAQPRKRNVNVEGSQTYDGPPRKPQNYSYRSGRTRVYITRRSWLDAGTEVLPGERKFTDYAYPPGYNYGMLIDPRYTTRRPLGDQWYTGSPTGFPLY from the coding sequence ATGATGGCTTTGAAAATTTTTGGCGCAAAAACTCTGGCGGTCCTGCTCGCCACCGCGGCTGTGGCCGCGATCAGCCTTGGCGCGCCCGAAGCCAACGCCCAACCCCGGAAGCGCAACGTAAATGTCGAGGGCAGCCAGACCTATGACGGCCCTCCCCGCAAGCCGCAGAACTACTCCTACAGGTCCGGCCGTACCCGCGTGTACATTACGCGCCGTTCGTGGCTCGATGCCGGCACCGAGGTGCTCCCCGGTGAACGCAAGTTCACCGACTACGCCTATCCCCCGGGCTACAACTACGGCATGTTGATTGATCCGCGGTACACGACCCGCCGCCCGCTCGGCGACCAGTGGTACACCGGCAGTCCGACGGGTTTCCCCTTGTACTGA
- a CDS encoding 3-isopropylmalate dehydrogenase (product_source=KO:K00052; cath_funfam=3.40.718.10; cog=COG0473; ko=KO:K00052; pfam=PF00180; smart=SM01329; superfamily=53659; tigrfam=TIGR00169), translating to MATHKLLLLPGDGIGTEVMAEVKRLIDWLNKRGIARFETETGLVGGASYDADKVSITDTTMALAQAADAVIFGAVGGPKWDAVPYDVRPEAGLLRLRKDMSLFANLRPAICYPALADSSSLKRDVVEGLDIMIVRELTGGVYFGEPKTITDLGNGQKRAVDTQVYDTYEIERISRVAFELARKRQNKVTSMEKRNVMKSGVLWNEVVTQVHQREYKDVTLEHQLADSGAMQLVRQPKQFDVIVTDNLFGDILSDIAAMLTGSLGMLPSASLGEVDPKTKKRKALYEPVHGSAPDIAGKGLANPVAMLTSFGMALRYSFDMQKEADLIDQAIASTLAKGLRTGDIKSEGSKVVSTSQMGEAIIGELDALTA from the coding sequence ATGGCGACGCACAAGCTGCTGCTTCTTCCCGGCGACGGTATCGGCACCGAAGTAATGGCCGAGGTGAAGCGCCTGATCGACTGGCTTAATAAGCGCGGCATCGCGCGTTTTGAAACCGAAACCGGCTTGGTGGGCGGTGCGAGCTACGATGCCGACAAGGTTTCCATCACTGACACGACCATGGCGCTGGCACAGGCAGCGGACGCGGTGATCTTCGGTGCGGTCGGCGGCCCGAAATGGGATGCGGTGCCTTACGATGTGCGACCTGAAGCGGGTCTCCTGCGGTTGCGCAAGGATATGTCGCTGTTCGCGAACTTGCGTCCTGCCATCTGCTATCCGGCGCTCGCCGATTCCTCGAGCCTGAAGCGCGATGTGGTCGAAGGTCTTGATATCATGATCGTGCGCGAGCTCACCGGTGGCGTGTACTTTGGCGAGCCGAAGACGATTACCGACCTCGGCAACGGCCAGAAGCGCGCGGTCGATACGCAGGTCTATGACACATATGAAATCGAGCGCATTTCGCGCGTCGCGTTTGAATTGGCGCGCAAGCGCCAAAACAAGGTGACCTCGATGGAGAAACGCAACGTCATGAAGAGTGGCGTGTTGTGGAATGAGGTTGTGACGCAGGTCCATCAGCGCGAGTACAAGGACGTGACGCTCGAGCATCAGCTCGCGGACTCCGGCGCCATGCAGCTGGTGCGTCAGCCGAAGCAGTTCGATGTCATCGTGACCGACAATCTCTTTGGCGACATTCTTTCGGATATCGCGGCGATGCTCACCGGCTCGTTGGGCATGCTGCCATCGGCGTCGCTTGGTGAAGTCGATCCGAAGACCAAGAAGCGGAAGGCGCTGTATGAACCGGTGCATGGTTCCGCGCCGGACATCGCCGGCAAGGGCTTGGCGAATCCCGTCGCGATGCTGACGTCATTCGGTATGGCGCTGCGCTATTCGTTCGACATGCAAAAGGAAGCTGATCTCATTGACCAGGCGATTGCCTCGACGCTCGCAAAGGGCCTGCGCACCGGCGACATCAAGTCCGAGGGCTCGAAGGTGGTCAGCACCTCGCAGATGGGCGAAGCCATCATCGGCGAGCTTGACGCCCTCACCGCATAA
- a CDS encoding hypothetical protein (product_source=Hypo-rule applied), with protein MCLFGRWLVLPGIKLRGVDSLWDAGVSPFVRKTPTYPAVP; from the coding sequence ATGTGTCTGTTCGGCAGATGGTTGGTGCTGCCTGGAATTAAGCTGCGCGGTGTTGATTCGCTATGGGACGCCGGTGTCTCCCCGTTCGTGCGGAAGACACCGACCTATCCGGCTGTGCCGTAG
- a CDS encoding AhpD family alkylhydroperoxidase (product_source=TIGR00778; cath_funfam=1.20.1290.10; cog=COG2128; pfam=PF02627; superfamily=69118; tigrfam=TIGR00778), giving the protein MQARITNPALVLPDALQALQALNESIEKDGVPYATHKLIQLRASQINGCSVCVDMHARELKKAGEKDERIFAVAAWRDTPYFTDAERAALALTEAVTRIADQADPVPDAIWDEAAKHYDKQALATLIVSIALINVWNRLNVSVRQMVGAAWN; this is encoded by the coding sequence ATGCAAGCCCGAATAACCAATCCAGCCCTCGTTCTTCCCGACGCTTTGCAGGCGCTGCAAGCCCTGAACGAATCCATTGAAAAGGATGGTGTGCCTTACGCGACGCACAAGCTCATCCAGCTCCGCGCGAGCCAGATCAACGGCTGCAGTGTGTGTGTCGATATGCACGCGCGAGAGCTCAAGAAAGCTGGCGAGAAAGATGAACGGATCTTCGCGGTCGCGGCGTGGCGAGACACGCCTTATTTCACCGATGCCGAACGCGCTGCTTTGGCGTTAACGGAAGCGGTCACTCGGATCGCCGATCAAGCCGATCCGGTGCCGGATGCGATCTGGGATGAGGCAGCGAAGCACTACGACAAGCAAGCGCTGGCAACCTTGATTGTCTCGATTGCGCTGATCAACGTCTGGAACAGGCTCAATGTGTCTGTTCGGCAGATGGTTGGTGCTGCCTGGAATTAA
- a CDS encoding RNA polymerase sigma factor (sigma-70 family) (product_source=TIGR02937; cath_funfam=1.10.10.10,1.10.1740.10,3.10.450.50; cog=COG1595,COG4319; pfam=PF04542,PF08281,PF12680; superfamily=54427,88659,88946; tigrfam=TIGR02937): MDETKILAEQFETNRNHLRAVAYRMLGSPSEADDAVQEAWLRLNRTDTSDVTNLGGWLTTVVARICLDMLRSRKSRREEPMGPHVPEPIHDDEALEHEAHLADSVGTALLVVLDALAPAERLAFVLHDMFAVPFEEIAPIVGRSPAATRQLASRARRRVQGGTTAANPDLSQKRKIVEAFLAASRDGDFEGLLAVLAPDVVVQADPAAMQMGSPAEIRGAAAVAQMFKGRAQAAKPALVDGGIGAAVSFGGRLRIVLNLTITNDRISGIEAIADPGRIDAFDIEILSGDGISP; encoded by the coding sequence ATGGACGAGACAAAAATTCTGGCAGAGCAATTCGAGACCAATCGCAATCACTTGCGCGCGGTGGCCTACCGCATGCTGGGTTCCCCGAGCGAAGCGGACGATGCGGTCCAGGAAGCGTGGTTGAGGTTGAACCGGACTGACACCAGCGACGTCACCAATCTCGGCGGCTGGCTGACCACGGTCGTGGCGCGGATTTGTCTCGACATGCTGCGATCGCGCAAATCGCGGCGGGAGGAGCCGATGGGCCCGCACGTGCCTGAACCGATCCACGACGACGAGGCCCTTGAGCACGAAGCACATTTGGCGGATTCGGTCGGGACTGCATTGCTCGTGGTGCTTGATGCCCTCGCGCCCGCCGAGCGCCTCGCGTTTGTGCTGCATGATATGTTCGCGGTACCCTTCGAGGAGATCGCTCCGATCGTAGGGCGGTCCCCGGCAGCTACGCGGCAACTTGCAAGCCGTGCACGACGGCGTGTGCAGGGCGGCACCACAGCAGCCAATCCCGATCTCAGCCAGAAACGAAAGATCGTCGAGGCGTTCCTCGCGGCATCACGGGATGGAGACTTTGAAGGACTTCTGGCAGTTCTTGCCCCTGACGTCGTGGTACAAGCTGATCCGGCAGCAATGCAAATGGGATCGCCGGCGGAAATTCGCGGCGCAGCAGCTGTCGCGCAAATGTTCAAGGGACGCGCGCAAGCGGCGAAGCCTGCCCTGGTGGACGGCGGCATCGGAGCTGCCGTCAGCTTTGGCGGTCGCCTGCGGATCGTACTCAACCTTACGATCACGAATGACAGAATTTCCGGGATCGAGGCGATTGCTGATCCTGGACGAATCGACGCGTTCGACATCGAGATCTTGAGCGGCGATGGAATATCGCCGTGA
- a CDS encoding DMSO/TMAO reductase YedYZ molybdopterin-dependent catalytic subunit (product_source=COG2041; cog=COG2041; pfam=PF00174; superfamily=56524), protein MGLKRKLIIPGVDKKLLVRDATKLMPDLTRRRFIAGGASLGALTMLTGCDVTDSFSAESLLVQISKFNDGVQHALFNPNTLAPTYPESAITRPFPFNGYYSVDEAPEIDGKTWKLEVRGLVDNKKSWTLEELYQLPQEKQITRHICVEGWSAIGSWTGTPLRHFLKLIGADTRAKYCWFQCGDQDGYNSPLDMATALHPQTQMTFKFDNEILPTAYGYPMKIRVPTKLGFKNPKYVISMEVTNDYKGGYWEDQGYNSFSGS, encoded by the coding sequence ATGGGTCTTAAACGCAAACTCATTATCCCCGGTGTCGACAAGAAACTCCTTGTCAGGGATGCCACAAAGTTGATGCCGGATTTGACGCGCCGCCGTTTCATCGCAGGCGGTGCTAGCCTCGGCGCGTTGACGATGCTGACGGGCTGTGACGTCACCGATAGCTTCTCTGCGGAATCGCTCTTGGTGCAGATTTCCAAGTTCAACGACGGTGTGCAGCACGCGCTGTTCAATCCGAACACGCTGGCGCCCACATATCCGGAGAGTGCAATCACGCGACCGTTCCCCTTCAACGGCTATTATTCGGTGGATGAGGCGCCCGAGATCGACGGCAAGACCTGGAAGCTCGAAGTCCGTGGATTGGTCGACAACAAAAAGTCCTGGACGCTTGAGGAGCTCTATCAGCTGCCGCAGGAGAAACAGATCACGCGCCACATCTGCGTAGAAGGCTGGAGCGCGATCGGAAGCTGGACTGGCACGCCGCTGCGCCACTTCCTGAAATTGATCGGTGCGGACACTCGCGCCAAATACTGCTGGTTCCAGTGTGGCGATCAGGACGGCTACAACAGCCCGCTCGACATGGCGACGGCGCTGCATCCGCAGACCCAGATGACGTTTAAATTCGACAACGAGATATTGCCGACGGCCTACGGTTATCCGATGAAGATCCGTGTGCCCACAAAGCTCGGATTCAAGAATCCGAAATACGTGATCTCGATGGAAGTCACCAATGACTACAAAGGTGGCTATTGGGAAGATCAGGGCTACAATTCATTCAGTGGCAGCTAA
- a CDS encoding thiosulfate reductase cytochrome b subunit (product_source=COG4117; cath_funfam=1.20.950.20; cog=COG4117; pfam=PF01292; superfamily=81342; transmembrane_helix_parts=Inside_1_27,TMhelix_28_50,Outside_51_69,TMhelix_70_92,Inside_93_137,TMhelix_138_157,Outside_158_176,TMhelix_177_199,Inside_200_211) — protein MSSIATHHSEAEHAAAAGKIIQPAWVRIVHWVNAVAMVLMIMSGWQIYNASPLFNFTFPSSITLGGWLAGALLWHFAAMWLLMVNGLVYLALGLITGRFRKKLTPISASGVLGDAKAALTGKLSHSDLSTYNQVQKLLYAGVIVAGILIVLSGLSIWKPVQLQWLTALFGGYDFARYVHFACMAAIVGFLAIHVALAILVPKSLRAMIIGR, from the coding sequence ATGTCCAGCATTGCAACCCATCATTCGGAGGCGGAACACGCCGCCGCAGCAGGGAAGATCATCCAGCCCGCCTGGGTGAGGATTGTCCACTGGGTCAATGCCGTCGCCATGGTCTTGATGATCATGTCCGGCTGGCAGATCTACAATGCATCTCCACTGTTCAATTTTACCTTCCCCTCTTCGATTACGCTGGGCGGTTGGCTCGCTGGCGCGCTGCTGTGGCATTTCGCGGCGATGTGGCTGCTGATGGTCAATGGTTTGGTCTATCTGGCACTGGGATTGATCACCGGACGGTTCCGGAAGAAGCTCACGCCGATCTCTGCGAGTGGCGTGTTAGGCGATGCTAAGGCGGCGTTGACCGGCAAGCTCTCGCACAGTGATCTCTCAACCTACAATCAGGTGCAGAAGCTGCTTTATGCCGGTGTGATCGTTGCCGGCATTTTGATCGTGCTGTCAGGTCTATCGATCTGGAAGCCCGTGCAGCTGCAATGGCTGACGGCACTGTTCGGTGGCTACGACTTCGCACGCTACGTCCACTTTGCCTGCATGGCTGCAATCGTCGGATTTCTGGCGATCCACGTCGCACTGGCGATCCTGGTTCCGAAGAGCCTGCGCGCCATGATCATTGGCCGCTGA
- a CDS encoding putative surface protein with fasciclin (FAS1) repeats (product_source=COG2335; cath_funfam=2.30.180.10; cleavage_site_network=SignalP-noTM; cog=COG2335; pfam=PF02469; smart=SM00554; superfamily=82153; transmembrane_helix_parts=Inside_1_8,TMhelix_9_31,Outside_32_199), translating into MSELNSTRIAYLSAATFAALALSVSVVVPVQAQDKMMKKSELSGEKTVMVGGAPMYRTKNIIENAVNSKDHTTLVAAVKAAGLVDTLSGKGPFTVFAPTNAAFSKLPAGTVETLVKPENKATLTKILTYHVVPGKMNASDLADGKKLKTVEGEELTVKNAGDKVALTDAKGDTSMVTIADVNQSNGVIHVIDTVLMPKS; encoded by the coding sequence ATGTCCGAGCTCAACTCAACGCGCATTGCATATCTGTCAGCAGCGACGTTTGCCGCACTCGCCCTGAGTGTCAGCGTCGTTGTGCCCGTTCAGGCGCAAGACAAGATGATGAAGAAAAGTGAATTGTCCGGCGAGAAGACCGTGATGGTCGGCGGCGCGCCGATGTATCGCACGAAGAATATCATCGAAAACGCCGTGAATTCGAAAGACCATACGACGCTGGTGGCGGCGGTGAAGGCTGCAGGGCTGGTCGATACGCTATCGGGAAAAGGGCCGTTCACCGTGTTTGCACCGACCAACGCAGCATTCTCCAAACTACCTGCAGGAACGGTCGAAACGCTGGTGAAGCCCGAGAACAAGGCGACTTTGACCAAAATCCTAACCTATCACGTGGTCCCGGGAAAAATGAATGCGTCGGATCTGGCTGATGGCAAGAAGCTCAAGACCGTCGAGGGTGAAGAACTCACCGTCAAGAATGCCGGCGACAAGGTCGCGTTGACCGACGCCAAGGGCGATACCTCAATGGTGACCATTGCCGACGTCAACCAGTCCAATGGCGTGATTCATGTCATCGATACGGTGCTGATGCCGAAGTCTTGA
- a CDS encoding NADP-dependent 3-hydroxy acid dehydrogenase YdfG (product_source=COG4221; cath_funfam=3.40.50.720; cog=COG4221; pfam=PF00106; superfamily=51735), translating into MSDNKKRVAWITGGGSGIGLAGAQALAAEGWTVVISGRRKDALDAAVADIVKAGGKVEAMALDVGNADEVNAVAQAIVTKHGRIDLLVNSAGLNVPKRSWEDVTTDGWDKVVDINLNGLMYCMRAVLPTMRAQKDGCIINVASWAGRHVSKLTGPAYTATKHAVLALTHSFNMDEFRNGLRACCLSPGEVATPIMKTRPVPPSAEEMARMLQPEDLGKTIAFVANMPPHVCMNEILISPTWNRSFLTATL; encoded by the coding sequence ATGAGCGATAACAAGAAACGCGTGGCCTGGATTACGGGCGGAGGAAGCGGCATCGGTCTCGCGGGTGCTCAGGCGCTGGCGGCTGAAGGATGGACCGTTGTGATCTCCGGGCGACGCAAGGACGCACTCGACGCCGCAGTGGCCGATATTGTGAAGGCCGGAGGCAAGGTCGAAGCGATGGCCCTCGATGTCGGCAACGCCGATGAGGTCAACGCGGTTGCTCAGGCGATCGTGACCAAGCATGGCCGCATCGATCTTCTGGTGAACAGCGCCGGCTTGAATGTGCCGAAACGGAGCTGGGAAGACGTGACGACGGACGGATGGGACAAGGTCGTCGACATCAACCTCAATGGCCTGATGTATTGCATGCGCGCCGTGTTGCCGACGATGCGCGCGCAGAAAGATGGCTGCATCATCAATGTCGCGTCGTGGGCGGGGCGTCACGTTTCGAAGTTGACTGGCCCTGCTTATACGGCAACCAAGCATGCGGTGCTGGCGCTGACGCACTCGTTCAACATGGATGAATTCAGGAATGGGCTGCGGGCATGCTGTCTATCCCCGGGCGAAGTTGCGACGCCGATCATGAAGACGCGTCCCGTGCCGCCGAGCGCCGAGGAGATGGCACGAATGCTCCAGCCCGAAGATCTCGGAAAGACCATCGCATTCGTCGCGAACATGCCGCCGCATGTTTGCATGAATGAGATCCTGATCAGTCCGACATGGAATAGAAGCTTCCTCACTGCGACACTGTGA
- a CDS encoding malonyl-CoA/methylmalonyl-CoA synthetase (product_source=KO:K18661; cath_funfam=2.30.38.10,3.30.300.30,3.40.50.980; cog=COG0318; ko=KO:K18661; pfam=PF00501,PF13193; superfamily=56801), whose protein sequence is MNTSANANLFSRLFDGLTDPGKLAIETDGRRISYGDLIAQSGQIANFIVSRGVKPGDRVAAQTEKSVPALVLYLACVRAGAVYLPLNTAYTLNELEYFIGDAEPSLVVCDPSKADGIGKIAAKINAKVDTLDANGDGSLMDGAAKAYTEFATVVRSGDDLAAILYTSGTTGRSKGAMLTHDNLASNSLTLIDVWRFTDQDVLIHALPIYHTHGLFVASNVTLFSRASMIFLNKFDADQIIKLMARATVLMGVPTFYTRLLQNPALTREATSHMRLFISGSAPLLADTHREWSARTGHAVLERYGMTETNMNTSNPYDGDRVPGAVGFPLPGVSARVTDPETGRELPRDTIGMIEVKGPNVFKGYWRMPEKTKTEFREDGFFITGDLGKIDERGYVHILGRGKDLVISGGFNVYPKEVESEIDAMPGVIESAVIGVPHADFGEGVTAVVVKDKNAALDEAAVLHALEGRLAKFKMPKRVLFVDDLPRNTMGKVQKNILRDTYAGLYKS, encoded by the coding sequence ATGAACACCAGCGCCAACGCCAACCTGTTTTCCCGCCTGTTTGATGGCCTGACCGATCCCGGTAAGCTCGCCATCGAAACCGACGGGCGCCGCATCAGCTACGGCGACCTGATCGCGCAATCCGGGCAGATCGCGAACTTCATCGTGTCGCGCGGCGTCAAGCCGGGCGATCGTGTTGCAGCGCAAACCGAGAAATCGGTACCCGCATTGGTTTTATATCTGGCCTGCGTCCGTGCGGGCGCGGTCTATCTGCCGCTCAACACTGCTTATACGCTTAACGAACTGGAATATTTTATCGGCGATGCCGAACCGTCGCTGGTGGTGTGCGATCCGTCAAAGGCCGACGGCATCGGCAAGATCGCGGCGAAGATCAACGCCAAGGTCGACACTCTCGATGCGAACGGCGACGGCTCGCTGATGGACGGCGCGGCGAAGGCCTACACTGAGTTTGCCACCGTTGTACGCTCTGGCGACGATCTCGCTGCAATCCTCTACACGTCAGGCACCACGGGCCGCTCCAAGGGCGCGATGCTGACCCATGACAATCTTGCATCGAATTCCCTGACGCTGATCGACGTCTGGCGGTTCACCGATCAGGACGTTCTGATTCACGCTTTGCCGATCTATCACACGCACGGCTTGTTCGTGGCGAGCAACGTGACGCTGTTCTCACGCGCGTCGATGATCTTTCTGAACAAATTTGACGCCGACCAGATCATCAAGCTGATGGCGCGCGCGACTGTGCTGATGGGCGTGCCGACGTTCTATACACGCCTGCTGCAGAATCCGGCGCTCACCCGCGAAGCGACCAGCCATATGCGCCTGTTTATTTCAGGATCCGCGCCATTGCTCGCGGACACGCACCGTGAGTGGTCGGCCCGCACCGGTCATGCCGTGCTTGAGCGTTACGGTATGACCGAAACCAACATGAACACGTCAAACCCTTACGACGGCGACCGCGTGCCGGGTGCCGTGGGCTTCCCTCTGCCGGGCGTATCGGCGCGAGTTACCGATCCGGAGACCGGCAGGGAGCTGCCGCGCGACACAATCGGGATGATCGAGGTCAAAGGGCCCAACGTGTTCAAGGGCTATTGGCGCATGCCGGAGAAAACCAAGACGGAATTCCGCGAAGACGGCTTCTTCATCACTGGCGATCTCGGCAAGATCGACGAGCGCGGCTACGTCCACATTCTTGGCCGGGGGAAGGACCTCGTGATCTCGGGCGGCTTCAACGTGTATCCAAAGGAAGTCGAATCCGAAATCGATGCGATGCCGGGCGTGATCGAAAGCGCCGTGATCGGCGTTCCCCATGCCGATTTCGGGGAAGGCGTCACAGCCGTCGTCGTGAAAGACAAGAACGCAGCGCTGGATGAGGCCGCCGTCCTTCATGCGCTTGAAGGACGGCTTGCCAAATTCAAGATGCCGAAGCGCGTACTGTTCGTTGACGATCTGCCGCGCAATACCATGGGCAAGGTGCAGAAGAACATTCTGCGCGACACTTACGCGGGGCTCTACAAGTCGTAA